In Carya illinoinensis cultivar Pawnee chromosome 7, C.illinoinensisPawnee_v1, whole genome shotgun sequence, the following are encoded in one genomic region:
- the LOC122314796 gene encoding RNA exonuclease 4 — protein MDSEAAADFSRTLTTRHKCPACYKQYKKKGHLVEHMKVSNHSVHEPRCGVCQKHCKSFESLREHIIGPLPKANCSKIFSAQGCNLCLRVFDSSSSLSEHKRSYYVSPPTPIGTVKMPYSDSNFVNQNCRVPEAIAIDCEMVSGGSDGSLDLCARVCLIDEDENVILHTYVHPQIPITNYRFEITGLTEEHLRDALPLNVVRENILQILYNAEPTGRARLNGGKAGLLVGHALEHDLDCLGMTYPDHLLRDSAKYLPLMKTNLVSHSLKYLTRTYLGYDIQAGVHDPYEDCVSVMRLYKRMRSLNHQKDGIEISTAAYHSQNTSSNYGSFKAEELEKMTPDELYEISQPNYKCWCLDSK, from the exons ATGGACTCCGAAGCAGCAGCAGACTTTTCCAGAACCCTAACTACAAG GCACAAATGCCCTGCATGCTACAAACAATATAAGAAAAAGGGCCATCTTGTCGAGCACATGAAGGTCTCAAACCACTCAGTTCATGAACCTAGATGTGGGGTGTGTCAGAAGCACTGCAAATCTTTTGAATCGCTTAGGGAACATATTATCG GTCCATTGCCAAAAGCAAATTGTTCAAAGATTTTCTCTGCACAGGGCTGTAATCTTTGCTTGAGAGTTTTTGATAGCTCCAGTTCTCTCAGTGAGCATAAGAGAAGCTATTATGTCTCTCCACCTACTCCAATA GGAACAGTGAAAATGCCGTATTCAGACTCAAATTTTGTAAACCAAAATTGCAGAGTTCCTGAAGCAATTGCTATAGATTGTGAAATGGTTAGTggtggaagtgatggatcacttgaCCTTTGTGCTAGGGTTTGCCTGATTGATGAAGATGAGAATGTAATTTTGCACACTTATGTGCATCCCCAAATCCCAATCACTAATTACAG ATTTGAAATAACTGGGTTAACTGAAGAGCATCTAAGAGATGCCTTGCCACTTAATGTAGTTCGAGAAAATATTTTGCAAATTTTGTACAATGCAGAGCCCACTGGAAGGGCAAGGTTGAACGGTGGAAAGGCTGGGCTTCTTGTTGGGCATGCATTAGAGCATGATTTGGATTGCTTGGGAATGACTTATCCCGATCATCTGCTGAG GGATTCGGCAAAATACCTCCCATTGATGAAAACAAATCTAGTTAGCCACTCTCTCAAGTACCTCACCCGTACATATCTGGG GTACGATATCCAGGCTGGTGTTCATGATCCATATGAAGATTGTGTATCTGTGATGCGACTCTACAAGAGAATGCGTAGCCTAAATCATCAGAAAGATGGTATTGAGATATCAACTGCTGCTTACCATTCCCAAAACACTAGCAGCAACTATGGTTCCTTTAAAGCAGAGGAACTTGAGAAGATGACCCCAGATGAGCTTTATGAGATTTCACAACCAAACTATAAGTGTTGGTGTCTGGACTCAAAGTGA